Proteins from a single region of Meles meles chromosome 10, mMelMel3.1 paternal haplotype, whole genome shotgun sequence:
- the LOC123952143 gene encoding leptin isoform X2, producing MRCGPLCQFLWLWPYLSYVEAVPIRKVQDDTKTLIKTIVTRISDISHTQAVSSKQRVAGLDFIPGLHPVLSLSRMDQTLAIYQQILTSLHSRNVIQISNDLENLRDLLRLLASSKSCPLPRARGLESFESLGGVLEASLYSTEVVALSRLQAALQDMLGRLDLSPGC from the exons ATGCGTTGCGGACCCCTGTGCCAATTCCTGTGGCTTTGGCCCTATCTGTCCTATGTTGAAGCTGTGCCCATCCGAAAAGTCCAGGATGATACAAAAACCCTCATCAAGACGATTGTCACCAGGATCAGTGACATTTCACACACG CAA GCTGTCTCCTCCAAACAGAGGGTCGCTGGTCTAGACTTCATTCCTGGGCTCCACCCGGTCCTGAGTCTGTCCAGGATGGACCAGACATTGGCCATCTACCAACAGATCCTCACCAGTCTGCATTCCAGAAATGTGATCCAAATATCTAATGACCTGGAGAACCTCCGAGACCTTCTCCGCCTGCTAGCCTCCTCCAAGAGCTGCCCCTTGCCCCGGGCCAGGGGCCTGGAGAGTTTTGAGAGCCTGGGCGGTGTCCTAGAAGCCTCACTCTACTCCACGGAGGTGGTGGCCCTGAGCCGGCTCCAGGCGGCCCTCCAGGACATGCTTGGGCGGCTGGACCTCAGCCCTGGGTGCTGA
- the LOC123952143 gene encoding leptin isoform X1, translated as MRCGPLCQFLWLWPYLSYVEAVPIRKVQDDTKTLIKTIVTRISDISHTAVSSKQRVAGLDFIPGLHPVLSLSRMDQTLAIYQQILTSLHSRNVIQISNDLENLRDLLRLLASSKSCPLPRARGLESFESLGGVLEASLYSTEVVALSRLQAALQDMLGRLDLSPGC; from the exons ATGCGTTGCGGACCCCTGTGCCAATTCCTGTGGCTTTGGCCCTATCTGTCCTATGTTGAAGCTGTGCCCATCCGAAAAGTCCAGGATGATACAAAAACCCTCATCAAGACGATTGTCACCAGGATCAGTGACATTTCACACACG GCTGTCTCCTCCAAACAGAGGGTCGCTGGTCTAGACTTCATTCCTGGGCTCCACCCGGTCCTGAGTCTGTCCAGGATGGACCAGACATTGGCCATCTACCAACAGATCCTCACCAGTCTGCATTCCAGAAATGTGATCCAAATATCTAATGACCTGGAGAACCTCCGAGACCTTCTCCGCCTGCTAGCCTCCTCCAAGAGCTGCCCCTTGCCCCGGGCCAGGGGCCTGGAGAGTTTTGAGAGCCTGGGCGGTGTCCTAGAAGCCTCACTCTACTCCACGGAGGTGGTGGCCCTGAGCCGGCTCCAGGCGGCCCTCCAGGACATGCTTGGGCGGCTGGACCTCAGCCCTGGGTGCTGA